In one window of Nocardiopsis aegyptia DNA:
- a CDS encoding IS481 family transposase, producing MPHTTHANARLAPAGRLALARCVVDDQWPLRRAAERFQVAVTTARKWAGRYRQHGEAGMHDRSSRPARSPRRTPTRRERRVIKLRVLKRWGPARIGGHLGMHASTVHRILTRYRMPRLAHTDRATSRVVRRYERDRPGELVHVDVKKSGNIPAGGGHRALGRPQGRKHRSGAGYAYIHNAVDDHSRLAYSEILADERKETAVAFWARARAYFASVGITVERVLTDNGACYKSHAWRDALAAQGIKHKRTRPYRPQTNGKVERFNRILAEEWAYARPYTSEAERREAFPQWLHHYNHHRFHTALGGPPASRVTNLRGQYT from the coding sequence ATGCCCCACACTACCCACGCCAACGCCCGCCTGGCCCCCGCAGGGCGCCTCGCCCTGGCCCGCTGCGTGGTCGACGACCAGTGGCCACTACGGCGTGCCGCCGAACGCTTCCAGGTCGCGGTCACCACCGCCCGCAAGTGGGCCGGCCGCTACCGGCAACACGGCGAAGCCGGTATGCACGACCGCTCCAGCCGCCCGGCCCGCTCACCCCGGCGCACCCCCACCCGGCGGGAGCGCCGCGTCATCAAACTCCGTGTCCTCAAACGGTGGGGGCCGGCCCGCATCGGCGGCCACCTGGGCATGCACGCCTCGACCGTGCACCGGATCCTGACCCGTTACCGCATGCCCCGCCTGGCCCACACCGACCGGGCCACCAGCCGGGTGGTGCGCCGCTATGAACGGGACCGGCCCGGCGAGCTCGTGCACGTGGACGTCAAGAAGAGCGGCAACATCCCCGCCGGCGGAGGCCACCGGGCGCTGGGACGGCCCCAGGGCCGCAAACACCGCTCCGGGGCCGGTTACGCCTACATCCACAACGCCGTGGACGACCACTCCCGCCTGGCCTACTCCGAGATCCTGGCCGATGAGAGGAAGGAGACCGCGGTCGCGTTCTGGGCACGCGCCCGGGCCTACTTCGCTTCGGTGGGCATCACCGTGGAGCGGGTCCTGACCGACAACGGCGCCTGCTACAAGTCCCACGCCTGGCGCGACGCGCTCGCCGCCCAGGGCATCAAGCACAAGCGCACCCGGCCCTACCGGCCCCAGACCAACGGCAAGGTCGAGCGCTTCAACCGGATCCTGGCCGAGGAATGGGCCTACGCCCGCCCTTACACCTCAGAGGCCGAGCGACGGGAGGCCTTCCCGCAGTGGTTGCATCACTACAATCACCACCGGTTCCACACCGCGCTCGGCGGCCCTCCCGCCTCACGTGTTACCAACCTCCGTGGTCAGTACACCTAG
- a CDS encoding TAXI family TRAP transporter solute-binding subunit — translation MTRPPRDWLWSATATGAALLLASALLTWSHPPAPEPLVLSLGTGGEGGVYHEYGSGLSSVSDDIESVEIVTHTTAASVENNLLVAGGAMDAAFTLADVAALAVAGDPPFDDPLPIRAIARLYDNHTHVVVRADSPYEEVADLAGTTVSLGASGSGTEMMAERLLDLVGLEQLPGDADPAAADGDAVAAVRLSIERSARALEDGSVDAFFWSGGLPTRAVADLAERHPIRLLDLSEHVPELVAAYGGYFAELPVPAGTYARVPAVRTIGVPSLLVVDRRMPDDVAQDLTALLFESRGALSEAHPVALHLHPRSAIATLPVPLHPGAAAYYRSVKYAYDP, via the coding sequence ATGACACGGCCGCCCCGCGACTGGCTGTGGTCGGCCACCGCCACCGGCGCGGCCCTCCTGCTGGCCTCCGCCCTCCTCACCTGGTCCCATCCGCCGGCGCCCGAACCCCTCGTCCTGTCCCTGGGGACGGGCGGCGAGGGCGGCGTCTACCACGAGTACGGCTCCGGGCTGTCCTCGGTCTCCGACGACATCGAGAGCGTCGAGATCGTCACGCACACCACCGCGGCCAGCGTCGAGAACAACCTCCTGGTCGCCGGCGGCGCCATGGACGCCGCCTTCACGCTGGCCGACGTGGCGGCCCTCGCCGTCGCCGGGGACCCGCCCTTCGACGACCCCCTGCCGATCCGGGCGATCGCCCGGCTGTACGACAACCACACGCACGTCGTGGTGCGCGCCGACTCCCCCTACGAGGAGGTCGCCGACCTCGCGGGGACGACCGTGTCCCTGGGCGCCTCGGGGTCGGGCACGGAGATGATGGCCGAGCGGCTGCTCGACCTGGTCGGCCTGGAGCAGCTGCCCGGCGACGCCGATCCGGCCGCGGCCGACGGCGACGCGGTGGCGGCGGTACGGCTCTCGATCGAGCGGTCGGCGCGTGCGCTGGAGGACGGGAGTGTCGACGCGTTCTTCTGGTCGGGCGGCCTGCCCACGCGGGCCGTCGCCGACCTGGCCGAGCGGCACCCGATCCGGCTGCTCGACCTGTCCGAGCACGTCCCCGAGCTGGTGGCGGCCTACGGCGGCTACTTCGCCGAACTGCCCGTCCCCGCCGGCACCTACGCGCGTGTGCCCGCCGTGCGCACGATCGGCGTGCCGAGCCTGCTGGTGGTCGACCGGCGGATGCCCGACGACGTGGCCCAGGACCTCACCGCGCTGCTCTTCGAGTCGCGCGGGGCCCTGTCCGAGGCCCATCCGGTGGCGCTGCACCTGCATCCGCGGTCGGCGATCGCGACCCTGCCGGTGCCGCTCCACCCCGGCGCCGCCGCCTACTACCGGTCGGTCAAGTACGCGTACGACCCCTAG
- a CDS encoding TAXI family TRAP transporter solute-binding subunit — protein MRRPTLTLAALPLSVLMLASCAQPPEEPAEGEEVALGSGPVQNQLNIATGGSTGVYFPIGGALGTIIEENIDGQAGTAETTGASVENIRLLGGGEAHMGIVQGDAADQAFTGTADFEGAPVETYSLAVLYPNVFHAVTLQSTAESEGLECFSDVVGTRYSVGAVGSGNEATTNQVFQSLEIAQDEIEMSQLGYAETAAALSNGQLEAGSWVVGQGHAGITELATTEDIAIIDMCDDERSAIVNGYGGYTEHTIPGGTYPDVDEDVETIAVWNALVVSGEFNEDQAYEITSAMYEHIDQIVSVYGPGEEYLVPETIENSPVPVHPGAIRYYEEQGIEIPEDLRP, from the coding sequence ATGCGACGCCCGACGTTGACCCTGGCGGCCCTTCCCCTGAGCGTTCTGATGCTGGCCAGCTGCGCCCAGCCGCCCGAGGAACCGGCCGAGGGCGAGGAGGTCGCGCTCGGCAGCGGCCCCGTGCAGAACCAGCTCAACATCGCCACCGGCGGCTCCACCGGTGTCTACTTCCCGATCGGTGGCGCCCTCGGCACCATCATCGAGGAGAACATCGACGGCCAGGCCGGCACGGCCGAGACGACCGGAGCCTCGGTCGAGAACATCCGCCTGCTCGGCGGCGGCGAGGCGCACATGGGCATCGTCCAGGGCGACGCGGCCGACCAGGCCTTCACCGGTACCGCCGACTTCGAGGGCGCGCCCGTGGAGACCTACTCCCTGGCGGTGCTCTACCCCAACGTCTTCCACGCGGTGACCCTGCAGTCCACCGCCGAGTCCGAGGGTCTGGAGTGCTTCTCCGACGTGGTCGGCACGCGCTACTCCGTCGGTGCCGTCGGCAGCGGGAACGAGGCCACCACCAACCAGGTCTTCCAGTCGCTGGAGATCGCCCAGGACGAGATCGAGATGAGCCAGCTGGGCTACGCCGAGACGGCCGCCGCCCTGTCCAACGGCCAACTCGAGGCTGGTTCGTGGGTCGTCGGCCAGGGCCACGCCGGCATCACCGAGCTCGCCACCACCGAGGACATCGCCATCATCGACATGTGCGACGACGAGCGCTCCGCGATCGTCAACGGCTACGGCGGCTACACCGAGCACACCATCCCCGGCGGCACCTACCCGGACGTCGACGAGGACGTCGAGACCATCGCGGTCTGGAACGCGCTGGTGGTCTCCGGCGAGTTCAACGAGGACCAGGCCTACGAGATCACCTCGGCCATGTACGAGCACATCGACCAGATCGTGTCCGTGTACGGCCCGGGCGAGGAGTACCTGGTGCCCGAGACCATCGAGAACAGCCCCGTCCCGGTGCACCCCGGTGCCATCCGCTACTACGAGGAGCAGGGCATCGAGATCCCCGAGGACCTGCGGCCCTGA
- a CDS encoding DUF1850 domain-containing protein, with protein MRSPLTVPRVCGVLAAAALGALLLPVWPVLRVSDEGSTIGYLPLSEGERFTITYMHSIDHLPIEEDLVLRDGRLVAETTRIRQFGAGMGQIPGEGTGYADGEWWVIDDMGRDVGTELALRVGSPTVDHRLLADGTEVRLSPCLAAHRVTLDPARAATLPLLVRGAPHPRC; from the coding sequence GTGCGGTCCCCGCTGACGGTGCCCCGGGTCTGCGGCGTGCTGGCCGCCGCGGCCCTGGGCGCCCTGCTGCTACCGGTGTGGCCCGTGCTCCGTGTGAGCGACGAGGGCTCCACCATCGGCTACCTGCCGCTGTCCGAGGGCGAACGGTTCACCATCACCTACATGCACTCCATCGACCACCTGCCGATCGAGGAGGACCTCGTCCTCCGCGACGGCCGCCTGGTGGCCGAGACCACGCGCATCCGCCAGTTCGGCGCCGGCATGGGCCAGATCCCCGGAGAGGGCACCGGGTACGCCGACGGCGAGTGGTGGGTCATCGACGACATGGGCCGCGACGTCGGTACCGAGCTTGCCCTGCGCGTCGGTTCGCCGACCGTCGACCACCGCCTCCTGGCGGACGGTACCGAGGTCCGGCTCTCCCCGTGCCTGGCCGCCCATCGGGTCACCCTCGACCCCGCACGGGCGGCGACCCTGCCCCTGCTGGTCAGGGGTGCCCCGCATCCCCGGTGCTGA
- a CDS encoding TRAP transporter permease: MADPTPDSETRSRPPSSETIPDVEGIDAARGQAPVWKQLAERRWGPGPGATAVGRIILVLAVGLTAFQLYVALWAGLDARQQRLLHLMLTMVMVFLVFPPFQLEGKGGWTVRLLTLAATRSRGSDAPAGLVTFLRRLGGAMDAVLIAAAVGVSLYPIAFQAELASRAGAYTETDWLLGVVLIVVLVEATRRAVGLAMVIIVVAFMYYAMIGWLIPGQFGHSGARIERIATQSYLGDGVYGLTLGVVVTFVFVFILFGALLSRTGGGNFFVGLAYVLTGRMVGGPAKGAVLGSAMMGSVSGSAIANVVTTGPFTIPLMRRVGYKRHDAAGIEAAASTGGQILPPIMGAGAFIMAERVGVPYADIVKVAIIPALMYFGVMFLFVDILARKHGIGRDADEDLPRLRTVMAAGWHFLAPLILLIVLLLMYVPPTQAGLFACGALLVVAMLRASSRLSARDFLEVFVMAARNTLPVSVACAVAGIIVAMVGLTGLGLTLSNVMVNVFEGNLLLTLVMVLIASLIMGMGLPVTASYVVLAVLAVPALEELGLAVIVAHMIVYWYSQDSNVTPPVALAAYAAAGVAEASPMRSGVSAWKFAKGLYLIPVLMAYTALMALDGPVIDVVVAVASGCVALAASAIAIEGHFLRRTLVGERVALIVAAALVMVAPEWSALFQGALSTTVDPGVFVGAGSALGVVLIGLQIAQHLRDRVRKGGPRGAAGADGSDDAPTETASLG, from the coding sequence ATGGCTGACCCGACCCCCGACTCCGAGACCCGGAGCAGACCGCCGTCCTCCGAGACGATCCCCGACGTCGAGGGCATCGACGCCGCCCGGGGGCAGGCCCCCGTCTGGAAGCAGCTCGCGGAGCGGCGGTGGGGCCCCGGCCCCGGGGCCACCGCCGTCGGCCGGATCATCCTGGTGCTGGCCGTGGGGCTGACCGCGTTCCAGCTCTACGTCGCCCTGTGGGCGGGCCTGGACGCGCGCCAGCAGCGGCTGCTGCACCTGATGCTCACCATGGTCATGGTGTTCCTGGTCTTCCCGCCCTTCCAGCTGGAGGGGAAGGGCGGCTGGACGGTCCGGCTCCTCACCCTGGCCGCCACCCGGTCACGGGGGTCGGACGCGCCCGCCGGGCTGGTCACGTTCCTGCGCCGGCTCGGCGGGGCCATGGACGCGGTGCTGATCGCGGCCGCGGTCGGGGTGAGCCTGTACCCGATCGCCTTCCAGGCCGAGCTGGCCTCCAGGGCCGGCGCCTACACCGAGACCGACTGGCTCCTGGGCGTGGTCCTCATCGTCGTGCTGGTGGAGGCGACCCGGCGGGCCGTCGGCCTGGCCATGGTCATCATCGTCGTCGCGTTCATGTACTACGCGATGATCGGCTGGCTCATCCCCGGCCAGTTCGGGCACTCCGGGGCGCGGATCGAGCGGATCGCCACGCAGAGCTACCTGGGGGACGGCGTCTACGGCCTCACGCTGGGCGTGGTCGTGACGTTCGTGTTCGTGTTCATCCTGTTCGGTGCGCTCCTGTCGCGCACCGGAGGCGGCAACTTCTTCGTCGGCCTGGCCTACGTCCTCACCGGCCGGATGGTCGGCGGACCCGCCAAGGGCGCGGTCCTGGGCAGCGCCATGATGGGGTCGGTGTCCGGCAGCGCCATCGCCAACGTCGTCACCACCGGCCCGTTCACCATCCCGCTGATGCGCCGGGTCGGCTACAAGCGGCACGACGCCGCGGGCATCGAGGCCGCGGCCTCCACCGGCGGACAGATCCTGCCGCCCATCATGGGCGCGGGCGCGTTCATCATGGCCGAGCGCGTCGGCGTCCCCTACGCGGACATCGTCAAGGTCGCCATCATCCCCGCGCTGATGTACTTCGGCGTGATGTTCCTGTTCGTGGACATCCTGGCCCGCAAGCACGGCATCGGGCGCGACGCCGACGAGGACCTGCCGCGCCTGCGCACGGTGATGGCGGCGGGCTGGCACTTCCTGGCACCGCTCATCCTGCTCATCGTCCTGCTGCTCATGTACGTGCCGCCGACGCAGGCGGGCCTCTTCGCCTGCGGCGCCCTGCTCGTGGTCGCGATGCTGCGGGCCTCCAGCCGCCTGTCGGCCCGGGACTTCCTGGAGGTCTTCGTCATGGCGGCGCGCAACACGCTGCCGGTCTCGGTCGCCTGCGCGGTGGCGGGGATCATCGTCGCGATGGTGGGCCTGACCGGCCTCGGCCTGACGCTCTCCAACGTGATGGTGAACGTCTTCGAGGGCAACCTGCTGCTCACCCTGGTCATGGTGCTGATCGCGTCGCTCATCATGGGCATGGGCCTGCCGGTCACCGCCTCCTACGTGGTGCTGGCGGTCCTGGCCGTCCCCGCGCTGGAGGAACTGGGGCTCGCCGTGATCGTCGCGCACATGATCGTGTACTGGTACAGCCAGGACTCGAACGTCACGCCGCCGGTGGCGCTCGCCGCCTACGCCGCGGCCGGGGTGGCCGAGGCCAGCCCGATGCGGTCCGGGGTCTCCGCGTGGAAGTTCGCCAAGGGCCTCTACCTCATCCCCGTCCTGATGGCCTACACGGCGCTGATGGCGCTGGACGGGCCGGTCATCGACGTCGTGGTGGCGGTCGCGAGCGGCTGTGTCGCACTGGCGGCGTCGGCGATCGCGATCGAGGGCCACTTCCTGCGGCGCACCCTGGTCGGCGAACGCGTGGCCCTCATCGTGGCCGCCGCCCTGGTCATGGTGGCGCCGGAGTGGAGCGCGCTGTTCCAGGGCGCACTGTCGACGACGGTCGACCCCGGCGTGTTCGTGGGCGCCGGCTCGGCGCTGGGCGTGGTGCTGATCGGACTGCAGATCGCCCAGCACCTGCGCGACCGCGTCCGCAAGGGCGGCCCGCGCGGTGCGGCCGGGGCGGACGGCTCCGACGACGCCCCGACCGAGACCGCCTCGCTCGGCTGA